The following coding sequences lie in one Pseudomonas sp. B33.4 genomic window:
- a CDS encoding RES family NAD+ phosphorylase — MVDVQWPRAYRIVNSSFPPIALFEDVLDPEDLEVAYALEALTNDRLIEQAGVLARVRPKDRLSGPGSTPVMAAFTHIGKRSRFCDGTFGVYYAASSQAAAIAETCYHQERFLAATQEADLELTMRTYVNRVVKALHDIRHDHPELHNPDPEAYGPSQLFARQLRETESWGLLYNSVRLPGHECVAAFRPPAVSIPKQGKHLRYVWSASQQKISFVLEISQV; from the coding sequence TTGGTGGATGTGCAATGGCCGCGAGCCTACCGCATCGTCAACAGTAGCTTCCCGCCGATCGCGTTGTTCGAAGATGTGCTCGATCCCGAAGACCTGGAAGTTGCCTACGCGCTGGAAGCGCTGACCAACGATCGCCTGATCGAGCAGGCCGGCGTTCTCGCCCGAGTGCGTCCCAAAGATCGACTCTCCGGCCCCGGCTCGACTCCGGTGATGGCCGCTTTTACCCACATCGGCAAACGCAGTCGGTTCTGCGACGGCACCTTCGGCGTTTACTACGCTGCGAGCAGCCAGGCGGCTGCCATCGCCGAGACCTGTTATCACCAGGAACGATTTCTTGCGGCGACCCAAGAAGCGGACCTTGAATTGACCATGCGGACTTACGTTAATCGGGTGGTTAAAGCGTTACACGACATTCGTCACGATCACCCCGAGCTGCACAATCCGGATCCGGAGGCTTACGGGCCGTCTCAGCTATTCGCCCGGCAACTGCGCGAAACCGAGTCGTGGGGGCTGCTTTACAACAGCGTTCGCCTGCCGGGCCATGAATGCGTTGCCGCGTTTCGACCTCCAGCGGTATCGATTCCGAAGCAGGGCAAGCATTTGCGGTATGTGTGGAGTGCGAGTCAGCAGAAAATTTCGTTTGTGCTTGAGATCAGTCAGGTCTGA
- a CDS encoding DUF3077 domain-containing protein — MTHSQDLKTLGLTHFSFHSNQAMFRTNRGVPVIAALSHASYLLHISRLLTADTSVSRDPDLHAYASQYLQELSKALIDDVVKVMDTPPDKPLM, encoded by the coding sequence ATGACCCATTCTCAAGATCTGAAAACCCTCGGCCTCACCCACTTTTCCTTCCACTCCAATCAAGCGATGTTCCGCACCAATCGTGGTGTGCCCGTAATCGCCGCCCTTTCCCACGCCTCATACTTGCTTCACATTTCACGACTGCTCACTGCGGACACTTCAGTTTCTCGCGACCCTGACCTTCACGCGTATGCCTCGCAGTATCTGCAGGAGTTAAGCAAGGCGCTGATCGATGATGTCGTGAAAGTGATGGATACGCCGCCGGACAAGCCGTTGATGTGA
- a CDS encoding transcriptional regulator, with protein sequence MYTIIETEMFKHYADAIWVDGERHEFINWLAANPLAGDVVPGSGGLRKVRWTRTGMGKRGGTRIIYYNTLSEGSIWLLIAYTKAKLDNLPVAFLKQLKEEISDGR encoded by the coding sequence ATGTATACAATCATCGAAACGGAAATGTTCAAGCACTATGCAGACGCCATATGGGTCGATGGTGAGCGCCATGAATTCATAAATTGGCTTGCTGCAAATCCTCTGGCTGGTGATGTCGTGCCTGGCAGTGGAGGTTTGCGCAAGGTGCGGTGGACTCGCACCGGCATGGGTAAGCGAGGCGGTACACGTATCATTTATTACAACACGCTTTCTGAAGGCTCGATTTGGTTGCTCATTGCCTACACCAAGGCAAAGCTCGACAACTTGCCCGTAGCTTTCCTTAAGCAACTGAAGGAGGAAATCAGCGATGGTCGATGA
- a CDS encoding helix-turn-helix domain-containing protein has product MVDELEQFQQDLLESVRQMKAGKAARVTQVPLSAAAEARAKVGVSQSAFAKLIGVSLRTLQDWEQGRRQPTGAAQTLLRVASQHPEALRDLHPA; this is encoded by the coding sequence ATGGTCGATGAACTGGAGCAATTCCAGCAGGACTTGCTGGAATCTGTACGTCAGATGAAGGCCGGGAAGGCCGCGCGTGTAACGCAGGTGCCGCTCTCTGCGGCAGCGGAAGCACGTGCCAAAGTGGGCGTTTCTCAAAGTGCGTTTGCCAAGTTGATTGGGGTGAGTTTGCGGACTTTGCAGGATTGGGAGCAAGGTCGCAGGCAGCCGACTGGTGCGGCGCAAACTCTTCTGAGGGTTGCCAGTCAGCATCCTGAAGCGCTGCGGGATCTGCATCCTGCTTAA
- a CDS encoding AAA family ATPase, with the protein MSRIFQRPVLAESMARQLLNPDVLDESLRSGLFLFGLRRTGKTTFLRNDLIPALEEAGALVIYVDLWSDTLANPATLVHNAIRETLKDLQTPGSSALETFKRVSNVEIGAAGFKFGFKLDSIGNVDGPTLAQALTEVVDQARTDLVLIIDEVQHAISSDDGNQLLLALKAARDAINPRPKTPGYFLFIGTGSHRAQVSELTAKRNHAFSGATSAAYPLLKGDYVEFLLNRLAMTVKKDKLPSLEAAVEAFNTLGNRPEEMLKALRQLLQQEGEPDVFLPVIASTLRSAAASIELEKVEQLGSLAQAVFNKIVSTEGDARGIFSTDAAAEYSKSVGREVRVEEIQPVVIALVAENIIMRRGHGIYAITDQFVQEIWLEERALIEGS; encoded by the coding sequence ATGAGCCGCATTTTTCAGCGCCCTGTATTGGCTGAATCAATGGCACGCCAGCTTCTCAATCCAGATGTACTCGATGAAAGTCTGCGCTCAGGGCTCTTTCTGTTTGGCCTGCGCCGCACAGGCAAAACGACGTTTCTGAGGAACGACCTTATCCCGGCCTTGGAAGAAGCAGGTGCTTTGGTCATCTACGTCGACTTATGGAGCGACACTCTGGCCAACCCGGCAACGCTCGTGCACAACGCCATCCGGGAAACCCTGAAAGATCTTCAAACACCTGGCTCCTCTGCCTTGGAAACATTCAAACGAGTCAGCAATGTTGAAATCGGCGCCGCTGGGTTCAAGTTCGGCTTCAAACTCGACAGCATTGGCAACGTCGACGGCCCAACACTGGCGCAAGCACTCACCGAAGTCGTAGATCAAGCCAGGACTGATCTGGTGTTGATCATTGACGAGGTGCAGCACGCCATTTCCTCAGACGACGGCAATCAGCTGCTCCTGGCACTCAAAGCCGCCCGCGATGCAATCAACCCTCGTCCGAAAACGCCGGGATACTTTCTATTTATCGGAACAGGTTCGCACAGAGCACAAGTCAGCGAACTGACCGCCAAACGCAACCACGCCTTTTCCGGAGCCACGTCAGCAGCCTATCCATTGCTGAAAGGCGATTACGTTGAATTCCTGCTCAACCGACTCGCAATGACAGTGAAGAAGGACAAGTTGCCGTCCCTCGAAGCCGCTGTCGAAGCGTTCAACACTTTGGGAAATCGCCCTGAAGAAATGTTGAAGGCCCTACGCCAACTCTTGCAGCAAGAGGGCGAGCCCGATGTTTTCCTACCCGTAATAGCCAGCACATTACGCTCGGCCGCGGCGAGCATCGAGCTGGAAAAAGTCGAGCAACTGGGTAGCTTGGCTCAAGCCGTTTTCAACAAAATCGTATCCACAGAAGGCGATGCTCGCGGAATTTTCTCCACTGACGCAGCGGCCGAGTATTCGAAGTCAGTCGGGCGAGAGGTGCGGGTCGAAGAGATTCAACCGGTGGTGATTGCGCTGGTTGCCGAGAACATCATCATGCGACGCGGGCATGGGATCTACGCCATTACAGATCAGTTTGTTCAAGAGATCTGGCTGGAAGAGCGGGCTTTGATTGAGGGGAGTTAG
- a CDS encoding methyltransferase gives MPAKGVDSSYVLTGEDLLARFTALDAFLIEHQALWKPRPFTHLSLAWEASYPELALWLRGRSLEDAENAHNQPADLVDAPEPFASLAALSAELSAIGELPGHALEVAGHRLNVDVPGRKWQQIEAFASRLSFASQPTHWLDWCSGKGHLGRRLLGAGQQLTCVEYDPLLVASGQALSQRHHLHALHVQQDVLAADASAVLSATQTPVALHACGDLHVRLMQLASAAGCRQMAIAPCCYNRVSRSEYQALSSAGSGSLLQLSLEDLALPMSETVTAGARVRRLRDISMARRLAFDLLQRQVRGVDEYLPTPSLPSAWLEKPFADYCRDVAVLKELSTIGAPDWLAIEAAGWQRLAEVRNLELLRGLFRRPLELWLNLDRALFLEEQGYVVRLGTFCDTTLTPRNLLLLAERA, from the coding sequence ATGCCTGCCAAGGGCGTTGATTCTTCCTACGTGCTGACGGGCGAGGACTTACTCGCCCGCTTCACGGCGCTGGATGCTTTTTTGATTGAGCATCAGGCGCTGTGGAAACCTCGACCGTTCACACATCTTTCGCTTGCTTGGGAAGCGTCCTACCCGGAACTGGCCTTGTGGCTGCGCGGGCGGTCGCTGGAAGACGCGGAAAACGCTCACAACCAACCTGCTGATCTTGTTGATGCGCCGGAGCCGTTTGCTTCATTGGCGGCGTTGTCGGCTGAGCTGAGTGCTATTGGTGAGTTGCCGGGGCATGCACTGGAAGTTGCGGGCCATCGATTGAATGTCGATGTGCCGGGGCGCAAGTGGCAGCAGATCGAGGCGTTTGCCAGCCGTTTGTCCTTTGCTTCGCAGCCGACGCACTGGCTGGATTGGTGTTCGGGCAAGGGGCATTTGGGGCGGCGCTTGCTGGGCGCGGGGCAGCAACTGACTTGCGTTGAATACGATCCGCTATTGGTTGCCAGCGGTCAGGCGTTAAGTCAGCGCCATCATCTGCACGCTTTGCATGTGCAGCAGGACGTACTGGCGGCGGACGCCTCTGCCGTATTGAGCGCGACTCAAACTCCCGTCGCACTCCACGCCTGCGGCGATTTGCACGTGCGCTTGATGCAACTGGCCAGCGCTGCCGGTTGCCGGCAAATGGCGATCGCGCCCTGCTGCTACAACCGCGTCAGTCGCAGTGAATATCAGGCTTTGTCTTCGGCCGGTTCGGGATCGCTCCTACAGCTCTCGCTGGAAGATCTGGCACTGCCGATGAGCGAAACCGTCACCGCTGGTGCTCGCGTCCGACGTCTGCGCGACATCTCGATGGCCCGTCGTTTAGCCTTCGACCTGCTGCAACGGCAAGTGCGTGGCGTCGACGAATACCTGCCGACGCCCTCCCTGCCCAGCGCCTGGCTGGAAAAACCGTTCGCTGATTACTGTCGAGATGTGGCTGTGCTCAAAGAGTTATCCACAATCGGTGCGCCAGATTGGCTCGCAATCGAAGCCGCCGGTTGGCAGCGGTTGGCCGAAGTTCGTAACCTCGAATTGCTTCGCGGATTGTTCCGACGGCCACTTGAGCTTTGGCTGAATCTGGATCGGGCGCTTTTCCTCGAAGAACAGGGATACGTCGTACGCCTCGGCACCTTTTGCGATACCACGCTTACACCGCGTAATTTGCTGCTACTGGCCGAACGCGCTTAA
- a CDS encoding ABC transporter permease, which yields MNWEVIIKWLPKLAQGATLTLELVAIAVIAGLLLAIPLGIARSSKLWYVRSLPYAYIFFFRGTPLLVQLFLVYYGLAQFDAVRESALWPYLRDPFWCATVTMTLHTAAYIAEILRGAIQAIPPGEIEAARALGMSKPKAMFYIILPRAARIGLPAYSNEVILMLKASALASTVTLLELTGMARTIIARTYLPVEIFFAAGVFYLLMAYVLVRGFKLLERWLRVDACQGR from the coding sequence ATGAACTGGGAAGTCATCATCAAGTGGCTGCCGAAACTGGCGCAGGGCGCGACCCTGACCCTGGAACTGGTGGCCATCGCGGTGATTGCCGGTCTGCTGCTGGCAATTCCGCTGGGCATCGCCCGTTCTTCGAAGCTGTGGTACGTGCGTTCGCTGCCTTACGCCTACATCTTCTTTTTCCGTGGCACACCGCTGCTGGTTCAGCTGTTCCTGGTTTATTACGGCCTGGCGCAGTTCGACGCAGTGCGTGAAAGCGCGTTGTGGCCGTACCTGCGCGATCCGTTCTGGTGCGCAACCGTAACCATGACTCTGCACACGGCGGCGTACATCGCCGAGATCCTGCGCGGGGCGATTCAGGCGATTCCGCCGGGCGAGATCGAAGCGGCGCGGGCCTTGGGCATGTCCAAGCCGAAAGCGATGTTCTACATCATCCTTCCGCGTGCCGCGCGCATCGGCCTGCCGGCCTACAGCAACGAAGTGATCCTGATGCTCAAGGCCAGCGCGCTGGCTAGCACCGTGACGCTGCTGGAACTGACCGGCATGGCGCGCACGATCATCGCCCGCACCTATCTGCCGGTGGAGATCTTCTTCGCCGCGGGCGTGTTCTATCTGCTGATGGCTTACGTGCTGGTCCGCGGCTTCAAGCTGTTGGAGCGCTGGCTGCGCGTCGATGCCTGCCAAGGGCGTTGA
- a CDS encoding ABC transporter permease, which produces MIIDLYGFGPALTAGALMTVQLALTALCLGLVLGLLGALAKTSPYKPLQWLGGTYSTLVRGVPELLWVLLIYFGTVNLMRALGEFFGNPDLQLNAFAAGVIALGLCFGAYATEVFRGAILAIPKGHREAGQALGLSKWRIFTRLIMPQMWRIALPGLGNLFMILMKDTALVSVIGLEEIMRHAQIGVTVSKQPFTFYMVAAIMYLGLTVLAMTGMHFLEKRAARGFARSA; this is translated from the coding sequence ATGATTATCGACCTCTACGGATTCGGCCCGGCCCTCACTGCCGGCGCGCTGATGACCGTCCAACTGGCTCTCACCGCCCTGTGCCTGGGACTGGTACTCGGCCTGCTCGGCGCCTTGGCCAAGACTTCCCCGTACAAGCCGCTGCAATGGCTTGGCGGCACTTATTCGACCCTGGTGCGTGGCGTCCCGGAATTGCTCTGGGTCCTGTTGATCTACTTCGGTACGGTCAACCTGATGCGCGCCCTCGGTGAGTTCTTCGGCAACCCCGACCTGCAACTCAACGCCTTCGCCGCCGGTGTAATCGCTCTGGGCCTGTGCTTCGGCGCCTATGCCACGGAAGTGTTCCGCGGCGCGATCCTCGCCATTCCCAAAGGCCACCGTGAGGCCGGCCAGGCCCTGGGCCTGTCGAAATGGCGGATCTTCACCCGGCTGATCATGCCGCAGATGTGGCGTATCGCCCTGCCCGGCCTGGGCAATCTGTTCATGATCCTGATGAAGGACACCGCGCTGGTCTCGGTGATCGGCCTGGAAGAAATCATGCGTCACGCGCAAATCGGCGTGACCGTGTCGAAACAACCGTTCACCTTCTATATGGTCGCCGCGATCATGTACCTGGGCCTGACCGTGCTGGCGATGACCGGCATGCACTTCCTGGAAAAACGCGCCGCTCGCGGCTTTGCGAGGAGCGCCTAA
- a CDS encoding ABC transporter substrate-binding protein — MQNFKKVFLAAAVTLAFSAGAMAETLKMGIEAAYPPFNNKDASGNVVGFDKDIGDALCAKMKVECTVVTSDWDGIIPALNAKKFDFLISSLSITEERKGAVDFTDPYYSNKLQFIAPKNVDFKTDKDSLKGKTIGTQRATLAGTWLEDTYADDIKVSLYDTQENAYLDLTSGRVDAILADKYANYDWLKSDAGKNYEFKGDPVVESDKIGIAVRKGDPLREKLNAALKEIVADGTYKKINDKYFPFSIY; from the coding sequence ATGCAGAATTTCAAGAAGGTCTTCCTGGCCGCCGCCGTCACCCTCGCGTTCAGCGCCGGCGCGATGGCTGAAACCCTGAAGATGGGCATCGAAGCGGCCTACCCGCCGTTCAACAACAAAGACGCCAGCGGCAACGTGGTCGGCTTCGACAAAGACATCGGCGACGCCCTCTGCGCGAAGATGAAAGTCGAGTGCACCGTGGTCACTTCCGACTGGGACGGCATCATTCCGGCCCTGAACGCGAAGAAGTTCGACTTCCTGATCTCCTCGCTGTCGATCACCGAAGAGCGCAAGGGCGCGGTCGACTTCACCGACCCGTACTACTCGAACAAGCTGCAGTTCATCGCGCCGAAAAACGTCGACTTCAAAACCGACAAGGACTCGCTGAAAGGCAAGACCATCGGTACTCAGCGTGCCACTCTGGCCGGTACCTGGCTGGAAGACACCTACGCCGATGACATCAAGGTCAGCCTCTACGACACCCAGGAAAACGCTTACCTCGACCTGACTTCCGGTCGTGTCGACGCGATCCTCGCCGACAAGTACGCCAACTACGACTGGCTGAAAAGCGACGCCGGCAAGAATTACGAGTTCAAAGGTGACCCGGTCGTAGAAAGCGACAAGATCGGCATCGCTGTGCGTAAAGGCGACCCACTGCGTGAGAAGTTGAACGCTGCTCTGAAGGAAATCGTCGCCGACGGTACCTACAAGAAGATCAACGACAAGTACTTCCCGTTCAGCATCTATTGA
- a CDS encoding ABC transporter ATP-binding protein: MAEATPALEIRNLHKRYGQLEVLKGISLTARDGDVISILGSSGSGKSTFLRCINLLENPHQGQILVAGEELKLKAAKNGELVAADGKQINRLRSEIGFVFQNFNLWPHMSILDNIIEAPRRVLGQSKAEAIEVAEALLAKVGIADKRHAYPAQLSGGQQQRAAIARTLAMQPKVILFDEPTSALDPEMVQEVLSVIRALAEEGRTMLLVTHEMGFARQVSSEVVFLHQGLIEEQGSPQQVFENPLSARCKQFMSSNR, encoded by the coding sequence ATGGCTGAGGCCACGCCCGCGCTTGAAATCCGCAACTTGCACAAACGCTACGGACAGCTTGAGGTGCTGAAAGGCATCTCGCTGACCGCCCGCGACGGCGATGTGATCTCGATCCTCGGTTCCTCCGGTTCCGGCAAGTCCACGTTCCTGCGTTGCATCAATCTGCTGGAAAACCCGCACCAGGGCCAGATTCTGGTGGCCGGTGAAGAACTCAAGCTCAAGGCCGCCAAGAATGGCGAACTGGTTGCCGCCGACGGCAAACAGATCAACCGTCTGCGCTCCGAGATTGGTTTTGTGTTTCAAAACTTTAATCTGTGGCCGCACATGAGCATCCTCGACAACATCATCGAGGCGCCGCGCCGCGTGCTCGGCCAGAGCAAAGCGGAGGCGATCGAAGTCGCCGAAGCACTGCTGGCCAAGGTCGGCATCGCCGACAAGCGCCACGCCTACCCGGCGCAACTGTCCGGCGGTCAGCAACAGCGCGCGGCGATTGCCCGCACGCTGGCGATGCAACCGAAGGTGATCCTGTTCGACGAACCCACCTCCGCGCTTGACCCGGAAATGGTTCAGGAAGTACTTAGTGTCATCCGCGCATTGGCCGAGGAAGGCCGTACCATGCTGCTCGTGACCCACGAAATGGGTTTCGCCCGTCAGGTCTCCAGCGAAGTGGTGTTCCTTCATCAGGGCCTTATAGAAGAGCAAGGATCGCCTCAGCAGGTGTTCGAAAACCCGCTTTCGGCGCGCTGCAAACAATTCATGTCCAGCAACCGCTAA
- the gabP gene encoding GABA permease, with protein MSSTPSSNGLEQGLKPRHVTMLSIAGVIGAGLFVGSGHAIAAAGPAVLLAYAAAGTLVVLVMRMLGEMAVASPDTGSFSTYADRAIGHWAGFTIGWLYWWFWVLVIPLEANAAATILHAWFPDVGIWAFALVITLLLTVTNLFSVKNYGEFEFWFALIKVLAIIGFIALGLAAIFGFLPNSQVSGVSHLFDSGGFLPNGMGAVLGAILTTMFSFMGTEIVTIAAAESKNPGKQISKATNSVIWRIGLFYLVSIFIVVALVPWNDPTLANLGSYQTVLERMGIPNAKMIVDIVVLVAVTSCLNSALYTSSRMLFSLGKRGDAPAMATRVNKSGTPYWAVMLSTGAAFLCTFANYVAPAAVFEFLLASSGAIALLVYLVIAFSQLRMRKQRMARGEKIVFSMWLFPGLTYAVIIFIVAALTIMLFQEAHRVEILATGLLSLMVVAAGLLVARRRKLEKRGAVVLN; from the coding sequence ATGAGCAGTACCCCAAGCTCCAATGGCCTCGAACAGGGGCTCAAACCGCGTCATGTGACCATGTTGTCGATCGCCGGTGTCATCGGCGCCGGTCTGTTCGTTGGCTCCGGCCACGCCATCGCTGCCGCCGGCCCTGCCGTGCTGCTGGCTTACGCCGCCGCTGGTACCTTGGTGGTGTTGGTGATGCGCATGCTCGGCGAAATGGCCGTTGCCTCGCCGGACACGGGCTCCTTCTCGACGTACGCCGACCGTGCCATCGGCCACTGGGCCGGTTTCACCATCGGCTGGTTGTACTGGTGGTTCTGGGTCTTGGTGATTCCGCTGGAAGCCAACGCCGCCGCGACCATCCTGCACGCCTGGTTCCCTGACGTCGGCATCTGGGCCTTCGCGCTGGTCATCACCCTGCTGTTGACCGTTACCAACCTGTTCAGCGTGAAGAATTACGGCGAGTTCGAATTCTGGTTTGCCCTGATCAAAGTGCTGGCAATCATCGGCTTCATTGCCCTCGGTCTGGCGGCGATCTTCGGCTTCCTGCCGAACAGCCAGGTCAGCGGCGTTTCGCACCTGTTCGACAGCGGCGGCTTCCTGCCTAACGGCATGGGTGCGGTACTGGGCGCGATCCTGACCACCATGTTCTCCTTCATGGGTACCGAAATCGTGACCATCGCGGCCGCGGAATCGAAAAACCCGGGCAAGCAAATCTCCAAAGCCACCAACTCGGTGATCTGGCGGATCGGCTTGTTCTACCTCGTGTCGATCTTCATCGTTGTGGCCCTGGTGCCTTGGAACGATCCTACGCTGGCTAACCTCGGTTCCTACCAGACCGTGCTTGAGCGCATGGGCATCCCGAACGCCAAGATGATCGTCGACATCGTGGTTCTGGTCGCGGTAACCAGCTGCCTGAACTCGGCGCTGTACACCTCGTCGCGCATGCTCTTCTCCCTCGGCAAGCGTGGCGATGCCCCGGCCATGGCAACTCGGGTGAACAAAAGCGGTACGCCTTACTGGGCGGTGATGCTGTCCACCGGCGCGGCGTTCCTGTGCACCTTCGCCAACTATGTGGCCCCGGCCGCCGTGTTCGAATTCCTGCTGGCCAGCTCCGGCGCGATCGCACTGTTGGTGTACCTGGTAATCGCCTTCTCGCAACTGCGTATGCGCAAACAGCGCATGGCGCGCGGCGAGAAAATCGTCTTCAGCATGTGGCTGTTCCCGGGCCTGACCTACGCGGTGATCATCTTCATCGTCGCAGCCCTGACCATCATGTTGTTCCAGGAAGCGCATCGCGTGGAGATCCTCGCGACTGGCCTGCTGAGCCTGATGGTGGTGGCTGCCGGTTTGCTGGTTGCACGCCGTCGCAAGCTGGAAAAACGTGGCGCGGTGGTGTTGAACTGA
- a CDS encoding alpha/beta fold hydrolase, whose amino-acid sequence MSCQDMPATQNVQSMSPTLAATPGEPFKESAADGYVLGGFTWRHASPDAQRPVVIINAATSVRCRHYSRFAAYLFANGFDVMTYDYRGIGESRSVSIKGLDASWTDWGALDFEAMLKRAQREFPGQPIDVVGHSFGGCAAGLGESGRVIRRLVTVGAQFAYWRDYAPEHRWRMFGKWHVVMPLLTLFYGFFPGKRLGWLEDTPTGVVRDWSTPATRYEQRPSGCALMKKTGALPFANVRAQTLAISISDDPYGTIPAIERLLGYFSNAAKTHLRIDPQDIGEQQVGHFAFFRSAYQATLWPIALTWLQTGALAPDTPGRQVPRS is encoded by the coding sequence ATGAGCTGTCAGGACATGCCCGCAACGCAGAATGTGCAGTCAATGTCACCGACTCTGGCTGCAACGCCAGGGGAGCCTTTCAAGGAATCGGCTGCCGACGGGTATGTCCTTGGCGGTTTTACCTGGCGCCACGCATCACCCGATGCTCAACGCCCGGTGGTCATCATCAACGCCGCCACCTCAGTGCGTTGCCGCCACTACTCGCGCTTCGCAGCTTATTTGTTCGCCAATGGCTTCGACGTGATGACCTACGACTACCGCGGCATCGGCGAATCGCGCTCCGTGTCGATCAAAGGCTTGGATGCTTCATGGACAGATTGGGGCGCGCTGGATTTCGAGGCGATGCTCAAACGCGCGCAACGGGAGTTTCCCGGTCAGCCAATCGACGTGGTCGGTCACAGTTTTGGCGGTTGCGCGGCAGGTCTGGGCGAGTCCGGGCGGGTTATCCGACGGCTGGTCACCGTTGGTGCGCAGTTCGCCTACTGGCGCGATTACGCCCCCGAGCATCGCTGGCGCATGTTCGGCAAATGGCATGTCGTCATGCCGTTGCTGACGCTGTTCTACGGCTTTTTCCCCGGCAAGCGGCTCGGCTGGCTGGAAGATACGCCGACAGGCGTTGTGCGCGACTGGAGCACGCCTGCCACGCGTTACGAACAGCGCCCAAGTGGGTGCGCACTGATGAAAAAGACCGGCGCCCTGCCCTTCGCCAACGTCCGCGCGCAAACCTTGGCCATCAGCATCAGCGACGATCCCTATGGCACGATTCCAGCCATCGAACGCCTGCTCGGTTACTTCAGCAACGCGGCAAAAACCCACCTGCGCATCGATCCGCAGGACATCGGCGAACAACAAGTCGGACATTTCGCCTTTTTTCGCAGCGCATACCAAGCCACACTATGGCCCATCGCTCTGACCTGGCTGCAAACCGGCGCACTGGCCCCCGACACACCCGGGCGGCAAGTCCCGCGCAGCTGA
- a CDS encoding PDDEXK nuclease domain-containing protein encodes MSPLKPADTQDPKIDSLLGELGELIRQARQKVLRAVDTIQVQTCWQIGRHIVEFEQEGAQRAGYGKQLIGLLAKDLTEQFGKGFDETNLWKMRLFYQKFPIRDALRPELSWTHYRRLLRVESEKARHWYMDECANLNWSSRALDRQILTLYYERLLMSRDKADVIEEATTNIEALKCNPREFIRDPVMLEFLGLPSAGKVRESGLEQALIDHLQGFLLELGKGFSFVARQQRISTDGVDLYIDLVFYNYLLKCFVIIDLKRGKLSARDVGQMDMYVRMYDELMRSEGDKPTVGIILSAESNESVARYSMLKGNEQLFASSYKTILPSEEELRAELNREQALIEERMLTQSTE; translated from the coding sequence ATGAGCCCGCTAAAACCTGCTGACACGCAAGACCCGAAAATCGATTCATTGTTGGGGGAGCTAGGCGAACTGATTCGCCAGGCGCGGCAAAAAGTGCTGCGTGCGGTGGATACGATTCAAGTGCAGACCTGCTGGCAGATCGGCAGGCATATTGTCGAGTTTGAACAAGAGGGAGCCCAGCGTGCGGGGTATGGCAAACAGCTGATCGGCCTACTGGCGAAGGATCTGACTGAGCAGTTCGGAAAAGGCTTTGATGAAACCAATTTGTGGAAGATGCGCCTGTTTTATCAAAAATTTCCAATTCGAGACGCACTGCGTCCCGAATTGAGCTGGACCCACTACCGCCGACTACTGCGGGTCGAAAGCGAAAAAGCACGCCATTGGTACATGGACGAATGCGCCAACCTGAACTGGTCAAGCCGCGCCCTCGATCGCCAGATCCTCACGCTCTACTACGAGCGGCTTCTCATGAGTCGCGACAAAGCCGATGTCATCGAAGAAGCCACCACCAATATCGAAGCGCTGAAATGCAACCCGCGTGAATTCATTCGCGACCCCGTGATGCTCGAGTTTCTCGGTCTGCCCTCAGCAGGCAAGGTCAGGGAAAGCGGTCTCGAGCAAGCCCTCATCGACCACCTGCAGGGCTTCCTGCTTGAGCTGGGCAAAGGCTTTTCCTTTGTCGCCCGCCAACAACGCATCAGTACCGACGGCGTCGATCTGTACATCGATCTGGTGTTCTACAACTACCTGCTCAAATGCTTTGTGATCATTGATCTCAAACGCGGCAAGCTCAGCGCCCGCGATGTCGGGCAGATGGACATGTATGTGCGCATGTACGACGAGCTCATGCGCAGCGAGGGCGACAAACCGACTGTTGGCATCATTCTGTCTGCCGAGAGCAACGAATCGGTGGCGCGCTACTCAATGCTCAAGGGCAATGAGCAACTGTTCGCCAGCAGTTACAAGACGATCCTGCCGAGTGAAGAAGAGCTGCGTGCAGAACTCAATCGCGAACAGGCCTTGATCGAAGAGCGAATGCTCACTCAATCCACTGAATAA